A single genomic interval of Penicillium psychrofluorescens genome assembly, chromosome: 2 harbors:
- a CDS encoding uncharacterized protein (ID:PFLUO_003019-T1.cds;~source:funannotate) — MSSRQQIDSVIDDDDEFCPLCIEEFDLSDKNFKPCPCGYQICQFCYNNIKTHSEEGRCPNCRRSYDDSTIEYKVPNADEFKADLALKHRKAAAAKKKEAEKREIEASSRKNLAGVRVVQKNLVYVIGLNPTIRDESQLLQTLRGRDYFGQYGDIEKIVVSKAKPGGNPNQGIGVYVTFSRKLDAATCIAAVDGSANGDRVLRAQYGTTKYCSSFLRNEQCNNRNCTFLHETGEDSDSYSRQDLSSMNTLSSQRPSHPSARATQPISNPIRRQPSKDDSISGRPGVLDGPALPSSASWANTNAPISRTRRASLTGSQASQSPRPVSATIATSTEDHKRSEKPSPVIQEAQRPSLPPTRSSTTASRQGPIKAETPFDSLLKAVTSPDFKFVFSASELSPDEAAMILNYPSFIDPYGGVKRRAMREKVEQERVKREHELLQSTTEDEGPEAGSLQLGGEPEEANVPRGRQSRESHGAIQPPSQQGTADNSTVGSPVSATSHQFQGLNLAGRSLTPLQQQQLMLLKSASNQQAGLADPLSSAALDQAAQVRQSLLHSQMAQFNALQAQNRQSSRFAFANEAGSKNVPNPRLLGQMQSGTPNPLSAPSPQQALASGFYASGAQGPPPGLKTAGTPPISGGGMFAQGHGFTSNNNLGLGSNIGKQEATPELMRELLRGRGGTNVGGLQGQENTKRESLFPFLQQHNTPPPMTPTNGLLASFYGSQMGAYPESGGPQKQKKKGKKHRHANTSSGGGGVVDLADPSILQARMHQVGANAGAGQALYGSQGQVDEEFPPLGMQSKERQPVDSFGFLKSSDSSMRAGTPNLPPGLPVPHAHPGPGTFQDHLTASNRSSPAPMPPPGLGGEFSSGFGTPKNDDALSRPSTPPIGVNTTRPSSHVKDASQISFGSPVPKSATKTGGRLKDDFSIAPGKNDSGVRLGSEANLSPLKKLSPIKLNTSVGAVQPQEIDPAKNEPVPAQGSAIGSRPNTPLTTASRISDSSGSRQPRVLRVVDTPKAEPPPVPTAPSVASFAGTGGARSRKQSISSNSRSDTPIEFGSEADFYASGSVSRASSPPASSRIGSAPVRAVTKSQAKKERRQKAKEAEAKKVEIVPAVEESVQAPILGRKRKTKKPASNIVEAGGVAADAVPESVTAAKPDKSSPKKKDQPKSDFAKNAKGKEELTRETKTPTMPEQPVEQRAPVEEWRSHNTVEQLMKDSEATGISIRDLFLERTKPLHELLAAMHRSGELNLHTSSLFSPANLCQRVDMKCTAGDYDLLRHPIELTEDYRKTLLRGEFVRIGTETKNRCLITPRGCVIPHLSTEEEDKYIELEKRMNDVVDPTLDGPDPSNRSGGLEALFATPEKFNICWVDDTSNRLGVTSPNAALVAAESSESASTVPPNVLSAMDADTTRTHNWAVANTAELVNSTPAAVRSFAAATAKHLLGGAIASGNNPDLEELAALTDDELKAFAGKSQKDLEGTRKEVDSLDKKFSALLRRNKKLAQQALAIGSNDE; from the exons ATGTCTAGTCGCCAACAGATCGACTCAgtcatcgacgacgatgatgagttCTG CCCCCTTTGCATCGAAGAGTTCGATCTCTCGGACAAGAACTTCAAGCCCTGTCCCTGTGGGTATCAG ATTTGCCAATTCTGCTACAACAATATCAAAACCCACAGCGAGGAAGGTCGATGCCCGAACTGCCGACGTTCTTACGACGACAGTACGATCGAGTACAAGGTTCCAAATGCGGATGA GTTCAAAGCAGACTTGGCTTTGAAACACCGCAAggccgcggcggcaaagaagaaggaggcagaGAAACGAGAAATCGAGGCTTCCAGCCGAAAGAACTTGGCTGGGGTTCGCGTTGTCCAGAAAAACCTGGTCTACGTGATCGGCCTCAACCCGACGATACGCGACGAAAGCCAGCTTCTCCAAACTCTTCGTGGAAGGGATTACTTTGGACAATATGGGGATATCGAAAAGATCGTGGTCAGCAAAGCGAAGCCTGGCGGCAACCCCAACCAGGGTATCGGTGTCTACGTTACGTTCTCGCGGAAGCTCGATGCCGCTACATGCATCGCTGCCGTGGATGGATCGGCGAACGGTGATCGGGTACTGAG GGCTCAATACGGAACGACCAAGTATTGCTCGTCTTTTCTTCGCAATGAGCAGTGCAATAATCGCAACTGCACATTCTTGCATGAGACCGGAGAGGACAGTGATAGCTACAGTCGTCAGGATCTTTCGTCGATGAACACATTGTCCAGCCAACGCCCATCGCATCCCAGTGCTCGTGCCACCCAACCCATCTCCAATCCCATACGCCGTCAGCCGAGTAAAGACGACTCCATCAGTGGCCGTCCCGGTGTTCTAGATGGACCGGCCTTGCCCTCATCCGCAAGCTGGGCGAACACCAACGCTCCCATCAGTCGGACGAGGCGAGCCAGTCTTACCGGGAGCCAGGCTTCCCAGAGCCCACGACCCGTAAGCGCCACAATCGCGACCTCTACTGAAGATCACAAGCGCAGTGAGAAACCTTCGCCGGTTATTCAGGAGGCTCAACGGCCATCGCTGCCCCCCACTCGATCGTCGACAACCGCGTCTCGCCAAGGTCCTATCAAAGCGGAAACACCTTTTGACAGTCTGTTGAAAGCAGTGACGTCTCCCGACTTCAAGTTTGTTTTCTCAGCCTCCGAGTTGTCGCCAGATGAAGCTGCCATGATCTTGAACTACCCGTCTTTCATTGATCCGTACGGGGGTGTGAAGAGAAGGGCAATGCGCGAGAAGGTTGAGCAAGAACGGGTCAAGCGTGAGCATGAGCTTCTTCAGTCTACCACTGAAGATGAGGGGCCCGAAGCCGGTAGCCTGCAACTGGGTGGAGAACCAGAAGAGGCCAATGTACCCCGAGGTCGTCAAAGCCGTGAATCTCACGGAGCTATTCAACCACCTTCCCAGCAAGGCACTGCAGACAACTCTACTGTCGGCTCCCCTGTTTCTGCTACGAGCCACCAGTTCCAAGGTTTGAATCTTGCAGGCCGCAGCTTAACCCCcctccagcaacagcaatTGATGCTACTGAAATCTGCGAGCAACCAGCAGGCTGGTCTAGCTGATCCCTTGAGCTCTGCTGCCTTGGATCAAGCTGCTCAGGTTCGTCAAAGTCTCCTACATAGTCAGATGGCACAGTTCAATGCCTTACAGGCGCAGAATCGGCAGTCGTCCCGTTTCGCCTTTGCCAACGAGGCCGGTTCGAAGAACGTCCCCAATCCGCGATTGTTGGGTCAGATGCAATCCGGAACCCCAAACCCCCTGTCCGCTCCCAGTCCCCAACAGGCTCTTGCAAGCGGTTTCTACGCAAGTGGTGCTCAAGGTCCCCCTCCAGGTTTGAAGACAGCGGGTACGCCCCCCATTAGCGGAGGTGGGATGTTTGCACAAGGACATGGTTTCACGTCAAACAACAACCTTGGACTCGGATCGAACATCGGAAAGCAAGAAGCGACACCGGAATTGATGCGCGAGTTGTTGCGTGGCCGAGGTGGCACGAATGTGGGTGGCTTGCAAGGCCAGGAAAATACTAAGCGTGAGTCCCtgtttccttttctccaaCAGCACAATACCCCACCTCCCATGACTCCTACAAATGGCCTTCTCGCCTCTTTCTACGGGTCCCAGATGGGAGCATATCCTGAATCTGGTGGCCCacagaagcagaagaagaaggggaagaagcACAGACATGCTAACACTTCCtccggtggaggtggtgtAGTAGATCTTGCGGACCCGAGCATTTTGCAAGCGAGAATGCATCAGGTCGGCGCGAACGCTGGTGCTGGGCAAGCGTTGTACGGGAGTCAAGGCCAAG tggatgaggagtttCCTCCGCTCGGTATGCAGTCGAAAGAACGCCAGCCTGTCGACAGTTTTGGCTTTCTCAAATCCAGCGACTCGTCCATGCGCGCCGGAACCCCAAATCTACCCCCTGGTCTGCCGGTACCCCACGCTCATCCCGGACCGGGTACCTTTCAGGACCACCTGACTGCTTCGAATCGTTCATCCCCTGCTCCCATGCCGCCCCCTGGCCTGGGTGGAGAATTTTCCTCTGGATTTGGTACCCCGAAAAATGACGACGCATTGTCACGCCCTTCAACCCCTCCCATCGGTGTTAATACAACACGTCCTTCTAGTCATGTCAAAGATGCATCTCAGATATCGTTTGGTTCGCCCGTGCCGAAGTCTGCCACCAAGACTGGAGGCCGCCTCAAGGACGACTTTTCAATCGCCCCTGGCAAGAATGATTCCGGTGTTAGACTTGGCTCTGAGGCGAACTTGTCGCCCCTCAAAAAGCTGAGCCCGATTAAGCTTAATACGTCAGTTGGTGCTGTCCAGCCTCAAGAAATTGATCCTGCCAAGAATGAGCCGGTTCCTGCTCAAGGCTCTGCAATTGGATCGCGCCCGAATACGCCACTTACTACTGCATCGCGAATCTCTGACTCTTCGGGTTCTCGTCAACCTCGTGTTCTGCGTGTGGTGGACACTCCAAAGGCTGAACCTCCACCTGTCCCGACTGCTCCATCTGTCGCATCATTTGCGGGAACGGGTGGCGCAAGATCCCGCAAACAAAGCATCTCATCCAACAGTCGTTCGGATACTCCGATTGAATTTGGGTCAGAGGCTGACTTTTATGCGTCCGGTTCTGTGTCTCGCGCCAGCTCGCCTCCTGCTTCTAGCCGTATTGGCTCTGCTCCAGTTCGGGCCGTTACCAAGAGCCAAGCCAAGAAGGAGCGGCGACAGAAGGCCAAAGAAGCAGAGGCAaagaaggtcgagatcgTTCCTGCAGTTGAAGAATCTGTGCAAGCTCCAATTCTTGGAAGAAAGCGCAAAACCAAGAAGCCTGCCAGCAATATTGTTGAGGCGGGTGGTGTAGCTGCCGACGCTGTGCCAGAGAGTGTGACTGCAGCCAAGCCAGACAAGTCTtccccgaagaagaaggatcaACCCAAATCTGATTTTGCCAAGAACGcgaaaggaaaggaagaacTGACCCGAGAGACAAAGACCCCTACAATGCCAGAGCAGCCCGTCGAGCAAAGGGCTCCTGTGGAGGAGTGGCGCTCACACAATACCGTGGAACAGTTGATGAAGGATTCTGAAGCCACTGGGATTTCTATAAGAGATCTTTTCCTGGAACGAACGAAGCCACTTCATGAACTGCTTGCTGCTATGCACCGGTCCGGGGAACTGAATCTCCATACTTCTTCGCTGTTCAGCCCCGCGAATCTCTGTCAGCGTGTCGACATGAAGTGCACTGCCGGTGACTATGACCTGCTCAGGCATCCCATTGAGTTGACCGAGGATTATCGGAAGACCTTGTTACGCGGGGAGTTTGTTCGCATTGGCaccgagaccaagaatcGATGTCTGATCACCCCGCGTGGCTGCGTGATCCCCCATCTATCgactgaggaggaggatAAGTACAttgagctggagaagagaatgaacGATGTCGTGGATCCTACCTTGGATGGGCCCGATCCCAGCAACCGCAGTGGTGGTCTAGAAGCGCTTTTCGCGACTCCCGAGAAATTTAACATTTGCTGGGTGGACGACACGTCAAACAGACTGGGTGTTACGTCCCCGAACGCAGCGCTGGTTGCGGCTGAATCGTCCGAATCCGCCTCCACGGTGCCGCCGAATGTGCTGTccgccatggacgccgaCACAACCCGCACTCATAATTGGGCAGTCGCCAACACTGCCGAGCTGGTCAACTCGACCCCCGCTGCCGTGCGATCCTTCGCCGCAGCCACCGCCAAgcacctcctcggcggagCCATCGCGTCTGGAAACAACCCCGACTTGGAAGAACTTGCGGCCCTGACGGATGATGAACTGAAAGCATTCGCAGGCAAGTCGCAGAAAGACCTAGAAGGAACCCGCAAGGAGGTGGATTCGCTGGACAAGAAATTTTccgctcttcttcggcggaaCAAAAAGCTCgcgcagcaggcgctggCCATCGGATCCAACGATGAGTAA